One genomic window of Methylothermaceae bacteria B42 includes the following:
- the pyrG gene encoding CTP synthetase (CTP synthase; cytidine triphosphate synthetase; catalyzes the ATP-dependent amination of UTP to CTP with either L-glutamine or ammonia as the source of nitrogen; in Escherichia coli this enzyme forms a homotetramer), translating to MTKFIFITGGVVSSLGKGIASSSLGAILEARGLKVTLTKLDPYINVDPGTMSPFQHGEVFVTEDGAETDLDLGHYERFVRAIMHRENNWTTGRIYENVIHKERRGDYLGATVQVIPHITDEIKQAIVDSAKGYDVALIEIGGTVGDIESLPFLEAIRQLGVELGHDRAVFIHLTLVPFIASAGELKTKPTQHSVKELRAIGIQPDILLCRSEKGLPKSERRKIALFTNVAEEAVISAVDADSIYRIPLLLHDQKLDEIVLKKLHLSAPPADLSEWEQVVGALENPENEVVVTIVGKYVEHTDAYKSLHEALVHAGIQTRTKVVIRYVDSEDVEKEGPVCLKGSDAILVPGGFGQRGVEGKIATVRFAREEKIPYLGICLGMQVAVIEFARHQADLTGAHSTEFDLETPHPVIALITEWQDRTGRVERRDATMDLGGTMRLGAQDCRLIPGSLAHRLYGQEVIKERHRHRYEFNECYRGALEQAGLKVSGVSVDGQLVEIIEIPEHPWFLGCQFHPEFSSTPRQGHPLFTGFIQAALSHQSRHQQATL from the coding sequence ATGACTAAATTTATTTTTATCACGGGTGGGGTGGTCTCTTCCCTGGGCAAGGGGATTGCCTCGTCTTCCCTGGGAGCGATTCTGGAAGCGAGAGGATTGAAGGTCACATTGACCAAACTGGATCCCTACATTAATGTCGATCCAGGCACCATGAGCCCGTTTCAACATGGTGAGGTGTTTGTCACCGAAGATGGCGCCGAGACTGACCTGGACCTGGGGCATTATGAACGCTTCGTACGCGCTATCATGCACCGGGAAAACAATTGGACCACTGGTCGTATTTACGAAAATGTCATCCATAAGGAGCGCCGTGGTGATTATTTGGGCGCTACGGTTCAGGTTATTCCTCATATCACCGATGAGATCAAACAGGCGATCGTTGATAGCGCCAAGGGTTATGACGTGGCTCTTATCGAAATCGGTGGTACGGTTGGGGATATAGAATCATTGCCGTTTCTGGAGGCGATTCGTCAATTGGGCGTGGAATTAGGGCACGACCGGGCGGTGTTTATTCATTTGACCTTGGTGCCTTTTATTGCCTCGGCGGGGGAATTAAAAACCAAACCGACCCAGCACTCGGTGAAGGAATTGAGAGCCATCGGTATTCAACCGGATATACTGTTATGCCGTTCGGAAAAAGGCCTGCCCAAATCCGAAAGACGTAAAATTGCTTTATTTACCAACGTAGCTGAAGAGGCGGTAATTTCCGCGGTAGACGCGGATTCAATCTACAGGATTCCACTGTTGCTGCACGACCAAAAACTGGATGAAATTGTATTAAAGAAACTGCACTTATCCGCGCCACCGGCAGATTTGAGCGAATGGGAACAGGTGGTAGGTGCCTTGGAAAATCCAGAAAATGAAGTGGTTGTCACGATTGTTGGCAAATATGTGGAACACACCGATGCCTATAAATCCTTGCATGAGGCATTGGTCCACGCCGGCATTCAAACCAGAACCAAAGTCGTGATTCGCTATGTGGATTCAGAAGATGTGGAAAAAGAAGGTCCTGTTTGCCTTAAGGGCAGCGACGCTATTTTGGTGCCGGGTGGTTTTGGTCAGCGGGGCGTGGAAGGTAAAATTGCCACGGTGCGTTTCGCCCGGGAAGAGAAAATTCCCTATTTGGGTATTTGTTTAGGCATGCAGGTGGCGGTGATTGAATTTGCCCGCCACCAAGCCGATTTAACTGGCGCCCACAGCACTGAATTCGATCTAGAAACGCCGCATCCCGTGATTGCCTTGATTACCGAGTGGCAAGACCGTACCGGAAGGGTCGAGCGTCGTGATGCCACTATGGATCTCGGAGGTACTATGAGATTGGGCGCTCAAGATTGTAGATTGATACCTGGAAGCTTGGCCCATCGCCTTTATGGCCAGGAGGTGATCAAGGAACGCCACCGTCACCGCTACGAATTCAATGAATGCTACCGAGGTGCTCTAGAGCAAGCGGGCTTGAAAGTTTCCGGCGTTTCCGTGGATGGCCAATTAGTGGAAATTATCGAAATTCCAGAGCATCCCTGGTTTTTAGGCTGTCAGTTCCATCCAGAATTCAGCTCGACGCCGAGGCAGGGGCATCCCCTTTTTACCGGGTTTATCCAAGCGGCGTTATCTCATCAATCCAGACATCAGCAGGCAACCCTATGA
- a CDS encoding 2-dehydro-3-deoxyphosphooctonate aldolase, whose product MKLCGFEAGLDQPIFLIAGPCVIESEQLALDTAGALKEITGKLGVSFIYKSSFDKANRSSLESFRGLGFERGLEILAKVKENIGVSVLTDVHEYTPLEEVASVVDVLQTPAFLCRQTDFIQNVARQGLPVNIKKGQFLAPWDMKHVVAKAKATGNDAIMVCERGYTFGYNNLVVDMRSLAVMRETGCPVVFDATHSVQLPGGQGKASGGQREFIPTLARAAVGAGVAGIFMETHPDPDKALSDGPNAWPLHRIEALLESLLALDQVVKSKPLIELSL is encoded by the coding sequence ATGAAGCTATGTGGATTCGAAGCGGGCTTGGATCAGCCCATTTTTCTGATTGCCGGCCCTTGCGTCATTGAAAGCGAACAACTTGCTTTGGATACCGCCGGGGCATTGAAGGAAATTACCGGCAAGCTGGGAGTTTCTTTTATCTATAAATCATCCTTTGATAAAGCGAATCGTTCTTCTTTGGAGAGTTTTCGTGGTTTGGGTTTTGAGCGGGGATTGGAGATTTTGGCAAAGGTCAAGGAAAACATCGGCGTTTCCGTATTGACTGACGTCCACGAATACACGCCACTGGAGGAAGTCGCTTCCGTGGTGGATGTGCTGCAAACGCCCGCGTTTTTATGCCGGCAAACGGACTTTATTCAAAATGTGGCCCGTCAGGGATTGCCAGTGAATATCAAGAAAGGCCAGTTTCTCGCTCCTTGGGATATGAAACACGTGGTAGCCAAGGCCAAAGCCACGGGAAATGATGCGATCATGGTTTGTGAGCGGGGCTATACCTTTGGTTACAACAACCTGGTGGTGGATATGCGCTCCCTGGCGGTGATGCGCGAGACCGGCTGCCCCGTCGTTTTTGACGCAACCCATTCCGTGCAATTGCCGGGCGGTCAGGGCAAGGCTTCCGGCGGGCAGCGGGAATTTATTCCCACGTTGGCGCGGGCGGCGGTTGGCGCCGGGGTGGCTGGGATATTCATGGAAACCCATCCCGATCCGGACAAAGCACTGAGCGATGGGCCCAACGCTTGGCCCTTGCACCGCATAGAAGCACTGCTGGAATCGTTGCTGGCTTTGGATCAAGTTGTAAAATCCAAGCCCCTAATCGAATTATCGCTATAA
- the eno gene encoding enolase (catalyzes the formation of phosphoenolpyruvate from 2-phospho-D-glycerate in glycolysis) encodes MAKITEIHAREILDSRGNPTVEAEVKLASGIIGCAKVPSGASTGAREAVELRDGDPKRYLGKGVLKAVANVNGEIREALLGMDAAKQKELDAKMIELDGTDNKGRLGANAILAVSLAAAHAAAQDGNVPLYVYLKNTDQWKLPVPMMNIINGGAHADNNVDFQEFMILPVGAPTFSEAIRYGAEVFHHLKEVLKQRGLNTAVGDEGGFAPNLASNEEALQVILEAIEKAGYKAGEDIALGLDVASSEFYEKGEYVLASENQRYDSAGFADYLADWVARYPIISIEDGMDENDWNGWKLLTDKLGSQIQLVGDDLFVTNPAILQEGIDKHIANSILIKVNQIGTLSETLDAVQLAHNADYTAVISHRSGETEDVTIADLAVAWGTGQIKTGSLSRSDRIAKYNRLLKIEEMLGDDAIYPGRDAFKRMKF; translated from the coding sequence ATGGCAAAAATTACAGAAATTCACGCCCGCGAAATTCTGGACTCAAGGGGGAATCCTACCGTTGAGGCTGAGGTTAAACTGGCTTCCGGCATTATCGGTTGCGCAAAAGTGCCTTCCGGGGCTTCGACTGGCGCCCGGGAAGCGGTGGAACTTCGCGATGGCGATCCCAAGCGTTATCTCGGCAAAGGGGTACTCAAGGCGGTGGCCAATGTCAACGGTGAAATCCGTGAAGCCTTGCTCGGCATGGACGCGGCCAAACAAAAGGAATTGGATGCCAAGATGATTGAACTGGATGGCACGGATAATAAAGGGCGTTTGGGCGCCAACGCCATTTTGGCGGTTTCCTTGGCTGCCGCTCACGCCGCAGCGCAAGATGGCAATGTCCCTTTGTATGTTTATTTGAAGAATACCGATCAATGGAAATTGCCGGTACCGATGATGAATATCATCAACGGTGGCGCCCACGCCGATAATAACGTGGATTTCCAGGAATTTATGATCCTGCCTGTGGGCGCGCCAACCTTTAGCGAAGCTATCCGGTACGGAGCAGAAGTGTTTCACCATCTCAAAGAGGTCCTCAAACAGCGGGGTTTGAATACGGCGGTGGGAGACGAAGGGGGATTTGCCCCCAATCTGGCATCCAACGAGGAAGCGCTTCAAGTGATTTTGGAAGCGATTGAAAAAGCCGGTTACAAGGCGGGGGAAGATATTGCCCTGGGATTGGACGTGGCCAGTTCTGAATTTTATGAAAAGGGCGAATATGTCTTGGCGTCGGAAAATCAGCGTTATGACTCTGCTGGTTTTGCCGATTATCTGGCGGACTGGGTGGCCCGCTATCCCATTATTTCCATTGAAGACGGCATGGATGAAAACGATTGGAATGGCTGGAAGCTTTTGACCGACAAGTTGGGCAGCCAGATTCAGCTGGTGGGGGATGATTTATTCGTGACCAATCCCGCGATTCTGCAGGAAGGGATTGACAAACATATCGCCAACTCCATTCTCATCAAGGTGAATCAAATCGGCACCTTGTCGGAAACCCTGGATGCCGTGCAGTTGGCCCACAATGCGGATTATACGGCTGTTATTTCCCATCGTTCCGGGGAGACCGAAGATGTCACCATTGCCGATTTGGCGGTAGCGTGGGGTACCGGTCAAATCAAGACAGGCTCGCTTAGCCGCTCTGATCGGATTGCAAAATACAATCGGCTGCTGAAAATCGAGGAAATGCTGGGCGATGATGCAATTTATCCCGGCCGGGATGCTTTTAAACGCATGAAATTTTGA
- a CDS encoding cell division protein FtsB gives MRFKIIVGLLTILVLALQFRLWFGNGGFTEYQDLKRRQQKLEGQIARKIERNDALYAEVRDLKSGLAAIEERARRDLGMIKEGESFFMVVKKP, from the coding sequence ATGCGCTTCAAAATTATTGTTGGACTCTTGACAATTCTGGTATTGGCACTGCAATTTAGATTGTGGTTTGGTAACGGCGGTTTTACCGAATACCAGGATTTGAAAAGGCGGCAACAAAAACTGGAAGGGCAAATAGCCAGGAAAATTGAGCGTAACGACGCGCTCTACGCCGAGGTTCGGGATTTGAAAAGCGGGTTGGCTGCAATCGAAGAACGGGCCCGGCGGGATCTTGGCATGATCAAGGAAGGGGAGAGCTTTTTCATGGTGGTCAAAAAGCCGTGA
- the ispD gene encoding 2-C-methyl-D-erythritol 4-phosphate cytidylyltransferase (4-diphosphocytidyl-2C-methyl-D-erythritol synthase; MEP cytidylyltransferase; MCT; catalyzes the formation of 4-diphosphocytidyl-2-C-methyl-D-erythritol from CTP and 2-C-methyl-D-erythritol 4-phosphate; involved in isoprenoid and isopentenyl-PP biosynthesis; forms homodimers), which yields MGTDIPKQYLAIAGKPVLQHTLERLLAFPLFKSVVVALSPKDPFWPKLPVASNPRITVVPGGKERGDSVLAGLLGLDGIAADGDWVLVHDAARPCLQESDLHKLTETLGQDAVGGILALPCHDTLKKIEGDKILETLDRNVIWRALTPQMFRYRLLRDALSRALERGIEITDEASAIESAGYHPKIVEGRPDNIKITRPEDLSLAEFFLEHQ from the coding sequence ATGGGCACCGATATTCCAAAGCAATATCTGGCTATTGCCGGCAAGCCGGTATTGCAGCACACCCTCGAGCGATTGCTGGCTTTTCCTCTTTTCAAGAGCGTGGTGGTGGCGTTATCTCCGAAGGATCCCTTCTGGCCGAAATTGCCCGTTGCCTCCAACCCCCGGATAACCGTTGTGCCAGGCGGCAAGGAAAGGGGCGATTCCGTGCTTGCCGGATTGCTTGGATTGGATGGCATAGCCGCTGACGGAGATTGGGTATTAGTGCATGACGCCGCCCGGCCGTGCCTGCAAGAATCGGATTTGCACAAGCTCACCGAAACCCTGGGGCAGGATGCTGTAGGTGGCATTTTGGCGCTGCCTTGTCACGATACATTGAAAAAAATTGAGGGTGACAAAATCCTCGAAACCCTGGATCGCAATGTCATTTGGCGCGCGTTGACGCCGCAAATGTTTCGCTACCGGTTACTGCGGGATGCTTTGTCCCGGGCACTTGAGCGAGGAATTGAAATTACCGATGAGGCCAGCGCCATTGAGTCCGCAGGTTACCACCCAAAAATTGTCGAAGGGCGACCGGATAATATTAAAATCACCCGGCCGGAAGATTTGTCCTTGGCGGAATTCTTTTTGGAGCACCAATAA
- the ispF gene encoding 2-C-methyl-D-erythritol 2,4-cyclodiphosphate synthase (catalyzes the conversion of 4-diphosphocytidyl-2-C-methyl-D-erythritol 2-phosphate into 2-C-methyl-D-erythritol 2,4-cyclodiphosphate): MTYRIGQGYDAHRFKEGDHIIVGGVKIPFDKGMAAHSDGDVALHALCDALLGAAALGDIGKHFPDTDPQLKGVDSRLLLRQVRELIASEGYAPVNVDLTIVAQAPRLAPHIAAMRENIAQDLGLPAECVNVKATTTEKMGFEGREEGISAQAVALLQSAHQ; this comes from the coding sequence ATGACGTACCGAATTGGCCAGGGTTACGATGCCCACCGGTTTAAAGAAGGCGATCATATTATCGTGGGAGGCGTCAAGATTCCCTTTGATAAGGGAATGGCGGCTCATTCCGACGGTGATGTAGCCCTTCATGCCCTGTGTGATGCGCTACTTGGCGCGGCTGCCCTGGGCGATATTGGCAAGCACTTCCCTGATACCGATCCACAACTTAAAGGCGTTGATAGCCGGTTGTTGTTGCGTCAGGTCAGGGAGTTGATTGCTTCCGAAGGTTATGCGCCGGTAAATGTGGACTTGACCATTGTTGCCCAGGCGCCCCGGCTGGCGCCTCATATTGCTGCCATGCGGGAGAATATTGCCCAGGATCTTGGATTGCCGGCAGAGTGTGTCAATGTCAAGGCCACCACCACGGAAAAAATGGGCTTCGAAGGCCGGGAAGAGGGGATTTCCGCCCAGGCAGTGGCGCTACTGCAATCGGCCCACCAGTGA
- a CDS encoding undecaprenyl-diphosphatase codes for MECIHAFWLALLQGLTEFLPISSSAHLILVPVLLGWKDQGLAFDIAVHVGTLLAVVTYFRKDLLVIVRDWFLSLTGKALNHNAVLGWGVILGTVPVGIVGLLAKDWIETVLRSPLVIAVATIVFGLLLWVAEKWSRRSRTIEQLTMWDALIIGVFQAVALIPGTSRSGITITGGLFLGLDGKSAARFSFLLSIPVIFLAGSLETLDLIQAGHSVDWYALLLGVAVSGLSAYGCISWFMKLLDWTGMWPFVVYRLFLGGFLLYMFWPQ; via the coding sequence ATGGAGTGTATCCACGCCTTTTGGCTGGCATTGTTGCAAGGACTGACGGAATTTTTACCGATTTCAAGTTCCGCGCACTTGATTCTTGTGCCGGTTCTGCTTGGCTGGAAAGATCAGGGATTGGCTTTTGATATCGCGGTCCACGTGGGGACTTTGCTCGCAGTGGTTACTTATTTTCGCAAGGATTTGCTGGTAATTGTCCGCGACTGGTTTCTATCCCTCACTGGCAAGGCACTCAATCACAACGCGGTTTTGGGCTGGGGAGTGATTCTGGGCACAGTGCCGGTGGGTATCGTGGGATTGCTGGCCAAGGACTGGATTGAAACGGTCTTGAGATCGCCACTGGTGATTGCCGTGGCTACCATTGTTTTCGGGTTGCTGCTCTGGGTGGCGGAAAAATGGAGCAGGCGCAGCCGGACCATTGAGCAGTTGACCATGTGGGATGCCTTGATAATCGGCGTTTTTCAGGCGGTTGCCTTGATTCCAGGTACTTCCCGCTCAGGGATTACCATCACGGGAGGGTTGTTTTTAGGCTTGGACGGAAAAAGCGCGGCCCGGTTTTCGTTTCTGTTGTCTATTCCGGTGATATTTCTGGCCGGTTCACTGGAAACCCTGGACTTGATTCAAGCCGGCCATTCGGTGGATTGGTATGCGTTACTGTTGGGGGTGGCGGTTTCCGGCTTGAGTGCTTATGGCTGTATCAGTTGGTTCATGAAGCTGCTGGATTGGACCGGCATGTGGCCGTTCGTGGTCTACCGGCTGTTTTTGGGAGGCTTTTTGCTGTATATGTTTTGGCCTCAGTAA
- a CDS encoding septum formation inhibitor Maf, whose amino-acid sequence MDNQSIPLILASSSPYRTALLEKLQLAFQYADPKIDESQRFNESPEHLAMRLAAAKAQALVEQFPDSLIIGADQVALLGGRKLQKPGDFESARTQLHAASGHCMTFYTGICLLNAKSSRKINEVEICKVYFRRLSDSEIEDYLRREQPYDCVGAFKAEGLGIALFERIESSDPTALIGLPLIKLTTMLRKFGIRVLGS is encoded by the coding sequence ATGGACAATCAAAGCATCCCTCTAATTTTGGCCTCCAGCTCGCCATACCGGACAGCGCTGCTTGAAAAGCTGCAACTAGCTTTTCAATACGCCGATCCAAAAATTGATGAAAGCCAACGTTTCAACGAATCTCCGGAACATTTGGCCATGCGCCTTGCGGCCGCCAAGGCCCAGGCATTGGTTGAGCAGTTCCCCGATAGCTTGATTATTGGCGCCGACCAAGTAGCGCTGCTGGGCGGACGTAAATTACAAAAACCGGGCGATTTCGAATCCGCCCGCACCCAATTGCATGCAGCCTCGGGCCATTGCATGACTTTCTATACTGGAATTTGCCTTCTCAATGCCAAAAGCAGCCGTAAAATCAATGAAGTAGAAATCTGCAAAGTCTATTTCCGCCGGCTTTCCGACTCAGAAATTGAGGATTACCTTCGCCGGGAACAACCCTATGACTGCGTCGGCGCTTTCAAGGCGGAAGGACTGGGAATCGCGCTATTTGAGCGTATTGAAAGTTCTGATCCCACCGCATTAATCGGCCTGCCATTGATCAAACTGACAACCATGCTCCGAAAATTTGGCATCCGGGTGCTTGGGTCATGA
- the rpmF gene encoding 50S ribosomal protein L32 (some L32 proteins have zinc finger motifs consisting of CXXC while others do not), whose translation MAVQQNRKTRSKRGMRRAHDSLKSPALSQDPLTGETHLRHHVSPDGYYRGKRVIEIKEEEMEEE comes from the coding sequence ATGGCGGTACAACAAAATCGTAAAACCCGATCCAAACGTGGCATGCGCCGCGCTCACGATTCCTTGAAATCCCCCGCGTTATCTCAGGATCCGTTAACGGGTGAAACCCATCTGCGCCACCATGTTAGCCCCGATGGTTATTATCGTGGCAAGCGCGTCATTGAAATCAAAGAAGAAGAGATGGAAGAAGAGTAG
- a CDS encoding phosphate acyltransferase, protein MSRQAPVVALDAMGGDHGPEVTVPAALDCLQDFPGLRLILVGQQQVLSDYLGRYDSPHKDRISIHHASQVVAMDDLPSKAMRNKKDSSMRVAINLVEKGDADACVSAGNTGALMATARFVLKTIPGIDRPAIIVALPSVHGHTHILDMGANVDCSAEHLFQFAVMGYELVRAVKNIESPRVGLLNIGEEEIKGNEQVKQAAKLLSNSYMNFIGYVEGDDVFTGDVDIVVTDGFVGNVSLKTTEGLARMLGQALKDAFNQNLYAKLIGLMALPVLKSFKKRFDPRQYNGATLLGLRGIVIKSHGNADRFAFANAIKMAMLEIDKAVPEHIGERVATIFANRKSA, encoded by the coding sequence ATGAGTAGGCAGGCTCCAGTGGTTGCCTTGGATGCCATGGGCGGCGACCATGGCCCGGAAGTTACCGTGCCCGCGGCATTGGACTGCTTGCAGGACTTTCCCGGTTTGCGTTTGATACTCGTGGGCCAGCAGCAGGTGTTATCCGACTATCTCGGCCGGTATGATAGCCCCCATAAAGACAGAATAAGCATTCACCATGCTTCCCAAGTAGTGGCCATGGACGATTTGCCCTCCAAGGCCATGCGCAACAAAAAAGATTCTTCCATGCGGGTGGCCATCAATCTGGTGGAGAAAGGCGACGCCGATGCCTGTGTCAGCGCCGGGAACACCGGTGCTTTAATGGCCACCGCGCGGTTTGTTTTGAAGACCATCCCTGGGATTGACCGCCCTGCGATTATTGTGGCGCTTCCCTCCGTTCACGGCCATACCCATATTTTGGATATGGGCGCGAATGTGGACTGCAGCGCCGAGCATTTGTTTCAATTCGCGGTCATGGGCTACGAATTGGTGCGCGCGGTAAAAAACATAGAGTCGCCAAGAGTAGGCTTGCTCAATATCGGTGAAGAAGAAATTAAAGGCAATGAGCAGGTCAAACAGGCAGCTAAGCTACTGTCCAATTCATATATGAATTTCATCGGTTATGTGGAAGGTGACGACGTTTTTACCGGAGATGTGGATATTGTGGTCACCGATGGATTTGTGGGGAATGTGTCCTTGAAAACCACGGAAGGTCTTGCCCGGATGCTCGGTCAGGCACTCAAGGATGCATTCAATCAGAATCTTTATGCCAAGCTGATTGGTCTGATGGCGTTGCCGGTTCTTAAATCCTTCAAAAAGCGTTTTGACCCCCGTCAATATAACGGTGCCACCTTATTGGGGTTGCGTGGCATCGTCATCAAAAGCCACGGTAACGCGGACCGCTTTGCGTTTGCCAATGCCATCAAAATGGCAATGCTGGAAATCGATAAAGCCGTGCCAGAGCACATTGGTGAACGGGTCGCCACCATTTTTGCCAATAGGAAAAGCGCGTGA
- a CDS encoding 3-oxoacyl-ACP synthase (FabH; beta-ketoacyl-acyl carrier protein synthase III; catalyzes the condensation of acetyl-CoA with malonyl-ACP to initiate cycles of fatty acid elongation; differs from 3-oxoacyl-(acyl carrier protein) synthase I and II in that it utilizes CoA thioesters as primers rather than acyl-ACPs), whose amino-acid sequence MTQYARIVGTGGYLPATVRTNDEIAKRVDTSDTWIRERTGIRQRCIASPEETASSMGEIAALQAIEAAGCSPESIDLIIMATSTPDRVFPSAACLLQKRLGIGECGAFDVQAACSGFIYALSIADQFIRSGNCKRVLIVGSEINSRIVDWNDRTTCILFGDGAGAVVLEASEEAGILSTHIHADGRFSELLYLPNPETGIHEESAWVKMQGNEVFKIAVNTLGRIVDETLAANGMQKSDIDWLVPHQANIRIIAATARKLGMSMDRVVVTIEKQGNTSSASVPLALHEAVQDGRIQRGQIVLMEAFGGGFTWGSALIRY is encoded by the coding sequence GTGACTCAATATGCCCGCATTGTTGGCACTGGCGGATATTTGCCCGCCACCGTGCGAACAAATGATGAGATAGCCAAGCGCGTTGACACTTCTGATACCTGGATTCGCGAGCGGACAGGCATTCGACAGCGCTGTATTGCCAGCCCGGAGGAAACCGCGTCCAGCATGGGTGAAATTGCAGCCTTGCAGGCAATCGAAGCAGCAGGCTGTTCTCCGGAGTCGATTGATTTGATTATCATGGCTACCAGTACGCCGGACCGGGTATTCCCCAGTGCTGCTTGCCTTTTGCAGAAGCGGTTGGGTATCGGAGAGTGCGGTGCATTTGATGTCCAAGCGGCCTGTTCAGGATTCATTTACGCCCTGAGCATTGCCGATCAATTCATCCGTTCCGGTAATTGTAAAAGGGTATTGATCGTTGGAAGCGAGATCAATTCCCGTATCGTCGATTGGAATGATCGCACCACTTGTATTTTGTTCGGTGATGGTGCCGGCGCGGTGGTTTTGGAAGCCTCCGAGGAAGCGGGCATTTTGTCCACGCATATTCATGCCGATGGCCGTTTTAGTGAACTTTTATACTTGCCCAACCCTGAAACCGGTATTCATGAGGAGTCTGCTTGGGTGAAGATGCAAGGCAATGAGGTTTTTAAAATAGCGGTGAATACCCTGGGCCGTATCGTGGATGAAACGCTGGCGGCCAATGGCATGCAAAAATCCGATATCGACTGGTTGGTCCCGCATCAGGCCAATATTCGTATCATTGCTGCCACGGCGCGCAAATTGGGTATGTCCATGGACCGGGTTGTGGTAACCATTGAGAAGCAAGGCAATACCTCTTCCGCCTCCGTGCCTCTGGCATTGCATGAGGCGGTTCAAGATGGCCGTATCCAGCGTGGCCAAATCGTCTTAATGGAAGCATTTGGCGGTGGTTTTACCTGGGGTTCCGCTTTGATTAGGTATTGA
- a CDS encoding malonyl CoA-ACP transacylase, whose protein sequence is MKRSDLAFLFPGQGSQSVGMLQALAQVYPQVEETFVQASEVLDLNLWELVREGPSELLNQTVNTQPAMLAAGVATWRIWRDKTETLPNWLAGHSLGEYTALVCAGSMHFEDAVKVVAERGRLMQTAVSPGEGAMAAILGLEDSQVVALCQQISKPDSVVAAANFNAPGQVVIAGHAGAVQIACDQAKALGARRAVILPVSVPSHCVLMKPAADKLKLILESISIQSPNIPVVHNVDVSTHSSPEVIRSLLVEQLYSPVRWSEGIRFMGDQGVGVFVECGPGKVLAGLNKRILKNKQILPVYDPGSLDKALEELDG, encoded by the coding sequence ATGAAGCGTAGCGATCTTGCATTTTTATTTCCCGGCCAAGGCTCTCAGTCAGTAGGCATGTTGCAGGCATTGGCCCAGGTTTATCCCCAGGTGGAAGAAACCTTTGTCCAGGCGTCGGAAGTGCTGGATTTGAACCTATGGGAATTGGTCAGGGAAGGTCCTTCTGAGTTATTGAATCAAACCGTCAACACACAGCCTGCCATGCTGGCGGCAGGCGTGGCCACGTGGCGGATTTGGCGTGACAAGACGGAAACCTTGCCAAATTGGTTGGCCGGCCATAGTTTGGGGGAATACACAGCGCTGGTTTGCGCGGGAAGCATGCATTTTGAAGATGCGGTCAAAGTGGTTGCTGAGCGGGGGCGCTTGATGCAAACCGCGGTTTCGCCCGGAGAAGGGGCCATGGCGGCAATTTTGGGTTTGGAAGATTCACAAGTCGTTGCCCTTTGTCAGCAGATTTCCAAGCCGGATTCCGTGGTGGCGGCAGCTAATTTTAATGCCCCCGGACAAGTGGTAATCGCCGGTCACGCCGGGGCAGTGCAAATTGCTTGCGACCAAGCCAAGGCGCTTGGCGCCAGGCGGGCGGTGATTCTACCTGTGAGTGTGCCTTCCCATTGTGTGTTAATGAAACCCGCGGCGGACAAATTGAAACTCATTCTCGAGAGTATTTCGATTCAGTCCCCAAATATTCCGGTAGTCCACAACGTGGATGTCAGTACCCACTCCTCCCCGGAGGTCATCCGCTCATTGTTGGTGGAGCAGTTGTATTCTCCAGTACGCTGGAGCGAAGGTATTCGCTTCATGGGTGATCAAGGCGTTGGGGTTTTTGTTGAATGTGGGCCCGGGAAGGTATTGGCGGGCCTGAACAAAAGAATTTTAAAAAATAAACAGATTTTGCCGGTTTATGATCCCGGTTCTCTGGATAAGGCGTTGGAGGAGTTGGATGGATGA